The proteins below are encoded in one region of Neoasaia chiangmaiensis:
- a CDS encoding NAD-dependent succinate-semialdehyde dehydrogenase, producing the protein MTVYRTINPTTGQLEKSYDLHGQAEVAQRLQVAHTTWLDDWKLRSFEQRADILNRAADILRRDKERFARLISVEMGKVFAEALWEVGISADILAYYAKEAARILAPRRLDRSENEAFVLCQPLGVIYCIEPWNFPYYQLARVVGPNLMAGNVVMVKHAPGVPQCAEAFEQLFHEAGAPRGTYTNLFITNDQSADLIAQPEVRGVALTGSERAGKAVAGQAGSAIKKSTMELGGSDAFIVLDDADLDKVVPLAVAGRMTNNGQVCAAPKRMIVHHTLVEEFTERFAQALGAFRYGDPLDGEVTHGPMSSEDALNRTLSQVETAVAHGATLLTGGQRIDRPGFYMKAGILTGVTKDNPIFYEEVFGPIAIIYPVSGEDEAIRLANDSPYGLGGSVHTRDIERGRSVAERIETGMVYINGVTKSYPDVPFGGVGNSGYGRELADFGLHEFVNHKLVYIS; encoded by the coding sequence ATGACTGTGTATCGTACGATCAACCCTACCACGGGACAGCTCGAAAAATCTTACGACCTGCATGGACAGGCGGAAGTCGCTCAGCGGCTGCAAGTGGCCCACACGACATGGTTGGACGACTGGAAGCTGAGATCCTTTGAACAGCGAGCCGACATTCTCAATCGTGCCGCTGATATTCTGCGGCGCGACAAGGAGCGGTTTGCCCGGCTGATTTCAGTCGAGATGGGTAAGGTCTTCGCCGAGGCATTGTGGGAGGTCGGGATTTCTGCCGACATTCTGGCCTATTATGCGAAGGAAGCGGCCAGAATTCTGGCACCGCGTCGTCTCGACCGGAGCGAGAATGAGGCGTTTGTTCTGTGTCAGCCCCTCGGCGTCATTTACTGCATCGAGCCGTGGAACTTTCCGTACTATCAGCTTGCCCGGGTCGTCGGTCCGAACCTGATGGCCGGGAATGTCGTCATGGTCAAGCACGCGCCGGGAGTGCCTCAGTGCGCCGAAGCATTCGAACAGCTTTTCCATGAAGCTGGTGCTCCGCGGGGGACCTATACCAATCTTTTCATTACCAATGACCAATCCGCTGACCTTATCGCGCAACCGGAAGTCCGGGGCGTCGCCCTGACCGGGAGTGAGCGTGCCGGCAAGGCCGTTGCCGGCCAGGCAGGAAGTGCCATCAAGAAAAGCACGATGGAACTGGGCGGGTCGGATGCGTTCATCGTCCTCGACGATGCGGATCTCGACAAGGTGGTGCCTCTGGCCGTGGCGGGCCGGATGACCAATAACGGGCAGGTCTGCGCCGCCCCCAAGCGCATGATCGTGCATCATACTCTGGTCGAGGAGTTTACCGAGCGTTTTGCGCAGGCTCTGGGCGCTTTTCGCTACGGAGACCCTCTGGATGGGGAGGTCACGCATGGCCCCATGAGCAGCGAAGACGCGCTCAATCGGACGCTTTCGCAGGTCGAGACGGCCGTGGCTCACGGGGCTACGCTGTTGACGGGAGGACAACGGATCGACCGGCCGGGATTCTATATGAAAGCCGGCATTCTCACGGGCGTTACCAAGGATAATCCGATCTTTTATGAGGAAGTGTTTGGACCGATCGCGATCATCTACCCGGTTTCCGGCGAGGACGAGGCGATCCGGCTGGCCAATGATTCTCCCTATGGGCTGGGCGGTTCGGTGCATACACGTGACATCGAACGGGGTCGCTCGGTTGCGGAGCGGATCGAAACCGGCATGGTGTACATCAACGGTGTGACAAAATCCTACCCGGACGTGCCGTTCGGGGGCGTTGGCAATTCGGGCTATGGTCGCGAACTCGCCGATTTCGGCCTTCATGAATTCGTTAACCATAAGCTGGTTTATATTTCCTGA
- a CDS encoding oleate hydratase, whose product MSDHPSPATPDRNAVEADAASTFWRKGPQDPLPPPDMTGPYMRNHPVPVAPVEGRKAWIIGSGIAGLAAAFYLLRDGRMNGSDITILDTMDITGGSLDGAGDPEKGYIIRGGREMNWNYDNFWDLFQDVPALELPEGYSVLDEYRLLNDRDPNYSKSRLMHRQGEIRDFSKLGLSKSHQWELIRLLLKRKEDLDDITIEDYFSESFFETNFWYLWRSMFAFENWQSLLEMKLYMHRFLDAIDGMADMSALVFPKYNQYDSFVVPLTRLLRDKGVTFQFNTRVHDLDLETRGEEKTVTGLRATVDSHETLIPVQSHDLVFALTGSMTEGTAYGDMETAPILERGLHEPGEDSDWTLWRNLARKSPVFGRPDKFYGDVSRSMWESATLTCRPSPFVDKLKELSVNDPYSGRTVTGGVITFTDSNWVLSFTCNRQPHFPAQPDDVLVIWVYALLMDKEGNYIKKTMPTCTGAEILAELCYHLGIVSELKAVVENTKVRLALMPYITAQFMPRAAGDRPRVVPAGCTNIGLLGQFVETSNDIIFTMESSVRTARIAVYTLLDLPKKVADISPAQYDIRTIIRAARAINNGEPFPGERLLHRLLDKTYFAHILPPLPASEDGDGPGKDLTSFLGRGGDAVHRVTTWLEAIRNNLGWKRK is encoded by the coding sequence ATGAGCGATCACCCCTCTCCCGCGACTCCGGACCGGAATGCCGTTGAAGCCGATGCGGCTTCGACCTTCTGGCGCAAGGGGCCTCAAGACCCGTTGCCGCCGCCAGATATGACGGGGCCGTATATGCGCAACCACCCGGTCCCTGTCGCGCCTGTCGAGGGGCGAAAGGCCTGGATCATTGGAAGCGGTATCGCCGGATTGGCGGCGGCCTTCTATCTGCTCCGTGATGGCAGGATGAACGGTTCCGACATCACCATCCTCGATACGATGGATATCACGGGCGGATCACTCGACGGCGCGGGCGACCCGGAAAAAGGCTACATCATCCGTGGTGGCCGGGAAATGAACTGGAACTACGATAATTTCTGGGATCTGTTTCAGGATGTCCCCGCCCTGGAACTGCCCGAAGGCTATAGTGTCCTGGACGAGTATCGTCTGCTCAACGACCGCGACCCCAATTATTCCAAATCACGACTGATGCACCGGCAAGGAGAGATTCGCGACTTCAGCAAGCTGGGACTCAGCAAGTCGCACCAGTGGGAACTGATCCGCCTGTTGCTGAAACGCAAGGAGGATCTTGATGATATCACGATCGAGGACTACTTCAGCGAGAGCTTCTTCGAGACGAATTTCTGGTACCTGTGGCGATCAATGTTCGCTTTCGAGAACTGGCAGAGCCTTCTCGAAATGAAGCTGTACATGCACCGCTTCCTCGACGCGATCGACGGAATGGCGGACATGTCAGCGCTCGTCTTTCCGAAGTACAACCAGTACGACAGCTTCGTTGTGCCTCTAACCCGCCTTCTGCGAGACAAAGGTGTGACGTTCCAGTTCAACACCCGCGTTCATGACCTCGACCTCGAAACGCGGGGAGAGGAGAAGACCGTCACCGGTCTTCGGGCAACAGTTGATAGTCATGAGACCCTCATTCCTGTTCAGTCTCATGATCTGGTTTTCGCCCTGACAGGCTCCATGACCGAAGGCACGGCCTATGGTGACATGGAGACCGCGCCCATACTGGAACGCGGACTGCACGAGCCCGGTGAGGACAGTGATTGGACCTTGTGGCGCAATCTGGCACGGAAATCTCCCGTCTTCGGCAGACCGGACAAATTTTACGGTGATGTCAGCAGGTCAATGTGGGAGTCCGCCACATTGACCTGCCGCCCGTCCCCCTTCGTCGACAAACTGAAGGAACTTTCGGTCAACGATCCGTATTCGGGCAGGACCGTAACGGGAGGCGTCATCACCTTCACGGACTCGAACTGGGTCCTCAGTTTCACGTGCAATCGCCAGCCTCATTTTCCAGCCCAGCCTGACGATGTGCTGGTGATCTGGGTCTATGCGCTCCTGATGGACAAGGAGGGCAACTACATCAAGAAGACCATGCCGACCTGTACCGGCGCAGAGATCCTCGCGGAACTCTGCTATCACCTTGGCATCGTGAGCGAGTTGAAGGCCGTTGTGGAGAACACGAAGGTCCGCCTCGCCCTGATGCCGTATATCACGGCTCAGTTCATGCCGCGCGCGGCGGGTGATCGTCCCCGTGTCGTGCCCGCGGGATGTACAAATATCGGCCTGCTCGGCCAGTTTGTCGAAACCAGTAACGACATCATCTTTACGATGGAAAGCTCCGTCCGGACCGCCCGCATTGCGGTTTACACACTTCTGGATCTGCCGAAGAAAGTGGCGGACATCAGTCCGGCCCAATACGACATCAGAACCATCATCCGGGCGGCCAGAGCCATCAATAACGGCGAGCCATTCCCGGGGGAGCGCCTGCTGCATCGCCTGCTGGACAAGACCTATTTCGCCCACATCCTCCCTCCTTTGCCGGCGAGTGAGGATGGTGACGGCCCAGGAAAAGATCTGACCTCCTTTTTGGGAAGGGGAGGCGATGCCGTCCATAGGGTGACGACATGGCTTGAGGCGATACGTAACAATCTCGGCTGGAAACGAAAATAG
- a CDS encoding FUSC family protein has product MASVLSAVRGLGRSFALRTTIASLTALYIAFSLHLDSPMWAGTTVWIVAQSNRGMSLSKSRYRILGTATGAVVSIALLAAFPQEPGLFFLSLALWLGLCSVVATAQRNFRSYAAVLAGYTVAIVAFDAVADPTHVFDIAISRASYVVIGTVVEAVFTAILAPGSPELEVRQLLESYLDDAAKLSIGFLTADQTAYPTLHRFFSSAVHLERSAHYAAAASKEVRSRLGYVHASSVGSLVQLAAAQSLHRLMRPGIDDNVRVLATRTIPLLNAEASSRSLLDLADDVRAQLVREVTNGTALETLAALDRLRQLLIERAEARAGQVSFVQAHRSAPKVRYRFHVDWVGAWLNGIRAATAVFLSAVIWITTAWPAGAGFVSTVCIVCSLFATHSRPVIASVGLVKGTFCACIVAMLCNFVLIPRVSDFPLLALILAPFLFAAGKAMQHPRTAPLGISFNIFVWGLIDPQNAMRTNEVAFFNGSMSLLLGMICGGFVFALLFPIRPLIVRRRLAEAASRDLARIGRAPGSYSVGIWYTRMADRLTSQLETGADVPPETAATEFDAMMAILTLGEAAIRLNDILEHTPATSRPIKAVLACMARSKFSRLPAMSALAARRLFQQAGTIPLPESRDFYRGAVLLHVMADAAAVQRGAGCPSPLLAAA; this is encoded by the coding sequence ATGGCAAGTGTACTCTCTGCTGTGCGCGGGCTGGGTCGGAGCTTTGCTCTTCGAACCACGATTGCCTCGCTGACGGCCCTTTACATCGCCTTTTCCCTCCATCTTGACAGTCCGATGTGGGCGGGGACGACCGTCTGGATCGTCGCGCAAAGCAATCGTGGCATGAGTCTGTCCAAAAGCCGTTACCGCATTCTCGGGACAGCAACAGGAGCAGTGGTGAGTATCGCGCTCCTTGCGGCTTTTCCGCAGGAACCTGGGCTTTTCTTTCTGAGTCTGGCGCTATGGCTTGGCCTGTGTTCCGTCGTCGCCACGGCTCAACGCAATTTCAGGTCATACGCGGCCGTTCTGGCGGGGTACACTGTTGCCATCGTGGCTTTTGATGCGGTCGCCGATCCCACCCACGTTTTCGATATCGCGATATCACGGGCAAGCTATGTGGTGATCGGGACAGTCGTGGAGGCCGTCTTCACCGCGATCCTCGCTCCCGGCTCGCCCGAGCTTGAGGTCAGACAGCTCCTTGAATCCTATCTCGACGATGCCGCAAAGCTCAGTATCGGATTCCTGACAGCCGATCAGACAGCGTACCCTACGCTTCATCGGTTTTTCTCGTCAGCCGTCCATCTTGAAAGGTCGGCGCACTATGCGGCCGCAGCCTCCAAAGAGGTCAGGAGCCGGCTGGGCTATGTTCATGCGTCCTCCGTCGGATCTCTGGTGCAGTTGGCCGCAGCCCAAAGCCTGCACAGGCTGATGCGTCCTGGCATCGACGATAATGTGCGTGTGCTGGCCACCCGCACCATTCCGCTTTTGAACGCCGAGGCATCGTCCCGGTCGCTGCTGGACCTTGCGGATGACGTGCGTGCGCAGCTTGTTCGTGAGGTCACGAACGGCACTGCACTCGAAACACTGGCCGCCCTGGATAGGCTGAGGCAACTGCTGATCGAGAGAGCGGAGGCACGGGCCGGACAGGTTTCCTTCGTCCAGGCGCACCGCTCCGCTCCGAAGGTACGTTACCGGTTTCATGTCGATTGGGTGGGAGCCTGGCTGAACGGCATTCGCGCGGCAACGGCAGTCTTCCTGTCGGCCGTCATCTGGATCACGACCGCCTGGCCAGCCGGCGCCGGGTTCGTCAGCACCGTATGTATCGTCTGCTCCCTGTTCGCAACACACAGCCGGCCGGTCATTGCCTCTGTCGGACTGGTCAAGGGAACATTCTGCGCCTGCATTGTCGCGATGCTATGCAATTTCGTGCTGATCCCCCGCGTCTCGGACTTTCCGCTGCTGGCTCTTATTCTGGCCCCCTTCCTGTTTGCGGCCGGCAAAGCCATGCAGCATCCGCGCACGGCACCGCTCGGGATTTCTTTCAATATTTTCGTCTGGGGCCTCATAGACCCGCAAAATGCCATGAGAACGAATGAGGTCGCGTTTTTCAACGGCAGCATGTCGCTGCTTCTGGGCATGATCTGTGGCGGATTTGTCTTCGCCCTGCTGTTTCCCATTCGCCCGCTGATCGTGCGCAGGCGTCTGGCCGAAGCTGCCAGCCGGGATCTCGCGCGCATAGGTCGCGCGCCGGGATCGTATTCCGTGGGTATCTGGTATACGCGAATGGCGGATCGCCTGACGTCGCAACTTGAAACCGGCGCAGACGTCCCGCCGGAGACGGCAGCCACGGAGTTTGACGCCATGATGGCGATTCTGACGCTGGGGGAAGCCGCGATCCGGCTCAACGACATTCTCGAACACACTCCCGCCACGTCGCGACCGATCAAGGCCGTCCTGGCCTGCATGGCCCGTTCGAAATTCTCCCGCCTGCCCGCCATGAGCGCATTGGCGGCCCGACGGTTGTTTCAACAGGCCGGCACGATCCCTCTGCCCGAATCTCGGGACTTCTACAGGGGGGCGGTGCTGCTGCACGTGATGGCGGATGCTGCGGCCGTACAGAGGGGAGCGGGATGCCCATCCCCTCTTCTGGCGGCGGCCTGA
- a CDS encoding TetR/AcrR family transcriptional regulator gives MTAANAAIATEGVAAASIRRICEAAGHSQGAFYSNFATKDDLLIEIMRSHIEEESTLLRTLLTGPESPDLNVALSHLSVRLAELASQSQWSLLSIELQLHAQRDERFAERYNECKAACHAMFEALLEELASAHGLRLVLPPRQVAIGLYALWSGLIVQGSVEGALRRDEIFLAFFRSVTGCPSDLERMTGLSSG, from the coding sequence ATGACGGCTGCCAACGCGGCGATCGCAACCGAAGGCGTTGCGGCGGCGTCGATCCGCCGTATCTGCGAGGCTGCCGGCCATTCTCAGGGCGCGTTCTACTCTAACTTCGCCACCAAGGACGACCTTCTTATCGAGATCATGCGCTCGCATATCGAAGAGGAATCCACTTTGCTCCGGACTCTTCTTACAGGGCCTGAAAGTCCAGATTTGAATGTGGCATTGTCACACCTGTCAGTCCGCCTCGCGGAACTGGCAAGCCAGTCGCAGTGGTCTCTTCTTTCAATCGAGTTGCAACTGCATGCACAGCGCGATGAGCGGTTCGCTGAGCGTTACAATGAATGCAAGGCTGCCTGCCATGCGATGTTTGAGGCTCTTCTCGAAGAACTGGCCAGTGCGCATGGCCTGCGCCTGGTTCTGCCCCCCCGGCAGGTCGCGATCGGGCTGTATGCACTCTGGTCAGGCTTGATCGTTCAGGGCAGCGTGGAAGGCGCACTCAGGCGCGATGAGATATTCCTGGCCTTCTTTCGATCCGTGACGGGCTGCCCGTCAGACCTCGAACGTATGACAGGGTTATCGTCCGGGTGA